From Kogia breviceps isolate mKogBre1 chromosome 2, mKogBre1 haplotype 1, whole genome shotgun sequence, one genomic window encodes:
- the CHRNA1 gene encoding acetylcholine receptor subunit alpha, producing MDPRRLLLFLGLCSAGLVLGSEHEIRLVAKLFENYNSVVRPVEDHRKAVEVTVGLQLIQLINVDEVNQIVTTNVRLKQQWVDYNLKWNPDDYGGVKKIHIPSEKIWHPDLVLYNNADGDFAIVKFTKVLLDYTGHITWTPPAIFKSYCEIIVTHFPFDEQNCSMKLGTWTYDGSVVAIYPESDQPDLSNFMESGEWVIKESRGWKHWVFYACCPSTPYLDITYHFVMQRLPLYFIVNVIIPCLLFSFLTGLVFYLPTDSGEKMTLSISVLLSLTVFLLVIVELIPSTSSAVPLIGKYMLFTMVFVIASIIITVIVINTHHRSPSTHVMPEWVRKVFIDTIPNIMFFSTMKRPSREKQDKKIFTEDIDISDISGKPGPPPMGFHSPLIKHPEVKSAIEGIKYIAETMKSDQESNNAAEEWKYVAMVMDHILLGVFMLVCIIGTLAVFAGRLIELNQQG from the exons ATGGACCCCCGGCGACTCCTCCTGTTCCTTGGCCTCTGCTCAG CTGGCCTCGTCCTGGGCTCCGAACATGAGATCCGCCTGGTGGCAAAGCTATTTGAAAACTACAACAGCGTAGTACGGCCCGTGGAAGACCACCGCAAGGCCGTGGAGGTGACAGTGGGCTTGCAGCTGATACAGCTCATCAACGTG GATGAAGTAAATCAGATCGTGACAACCAATGTTCGTCTGAAACAG CAATGGGTGGATTACAACTTAAAATGGAACCCAGACGACTATGGTGGcgtgaaaaaaattcacattccATCGGAAAAGATCTGGCACCCGGACCTAGTTCTTTATAACAA TGCAGATGGTGACTTTGCCATCGTCAAGTTCACCAAAGTGCTCCTGGACTACACTGGCCACATCACATGGACACCTCCCGCCATCTTTAAAAGCTACTGTGAGATCATCGTCACCCACTTTCCCTTTGATGAACAGAACTGCAGCATGAAGCTGGGCACCTGGACCTATGACGGATCCGTGGTGGCCATCTACCCG GAAAGCGACCAGCCAGACCTAAGCAACTTCATGGAGAGTGGGGAATGGGTGATCAAGGAGTCCCGGGGCTGGAAGCACTGGGTGTTCTACGCCTGCTGCCCCTCCACCCCCTACCTGGACATCACCTACCACTTTGTCATGCAGCGCCTGCCCCTCTACTTCATCGTCAACGTCATCATTCCCTGCCTGCTCTTCTCCTTCTTAACCGGCCTGGTGTTCTACCTGCCCACAGACTCAG GAGAGAAGATGACTTTGAGCATCTCTGTCCTGCTGTCCTTAACCGTGTTCCTTCTGGTCATTGTGGAGCTGATCCCTTCCACCTCCAGTGCGGTGCCCTTGATTGGGAAGTACATGCTGTTCACCATGGTGTTTGTCATCGCATCcatcatcatcaccgtcatcGTCATCAACACACACCACCGCTCCCCCAGCACCCACGTCATGCCCGAGTGGGTGCGGAAG gtTTTTATCGACACTATCCCAAATATCATGTTCTTCTCCACGATGAAAAGACCATCCAGAGAAAAACAAGACAAGAAAATTTTTACAGAAGACATTGATATTTCTGACATTTCTGGGAAGCCGGGACCTCCACCCATGGGTTTCCACTCTCCGCTGATCAAACACCCCGAGGTGAAAAGTGCCATTGAGGGCATCAAATACATCGCAGAGACCATGAAGTCAGACCAGGAGTCCAATAAC GCGGCCGAGGAATGGAAGTACGTTGCAATGGTGATGGACCACATTCTCCTCGGAGTCTTCATGCTCGTCTGCATCATCGGAACCCTGGCTGTGTTTGCAGGTCGGCTCATTGAATTAAATCAGCAAGGATGA